The Pseudophryne corroboree isolate aPseCor3 chromosome 2, aPseCor3.hap2, whole genome shotgun sequence genome has a segment encoding these proteins:
- the LOC135050044 gene encoding chromatin accessibility complex protein 1-like, with protein MAAQESRLVCLPLSRIRVIMKSSPDVTNINQDALIITAKATELFVKYLASYSYKHGSGKETNTLTYDDLSNTVEESETFQFLSDILPKKILGSDYLKMLQKEEEGGDDEDEDEKEEDEEDEEESDESDDEDENYEKDENEEEEEDD; from the exons ATGGCGGCGCAGGAGAGCCGGCTGGTGTGTCTTCCGCTGTCTCGCATCAGAGTGATCATGAAGAGCTCCCCCGACGTGACCAATATCAACCAGGACGCCCTCATCATCACTGCCAAGGCAACG GAGCTGTTTGTGAAGTACTTGGCTTCTTACTCCTATAAACATGGGTCCGGCAAAGAAACCAACACGCTCACATATGACGACTTGTCAAACACTGTAGAAGAATCGGAGACCTTTCAGTTCCTCTCTG ACATATTACCCAAGAAAATACTAGGCAGTGACTACTTGAAGATGTTGCAGAAAGAAGAGGAAGGTGGTGATGATGAGGATGAAGATGAAAAGGAGGAGGATGAAGAGGATGAGGAAGAAAGTGACGAGTCTGATGATGAAGATGAGAATTATGAGAAAGATGagaatgaagaggaggaagaagatgaTTAA